The Chelatococcus sp. HY11 genome includes a window with the following:
- a CDS encoding RraA family protein produces the protein MTDNLTLRLESCYTGVVHDVMRAMGLKDFTLPAEIRPNMPEKVLAGPAFTIDGRVDPKADPHQTLLEWTGLLSKAKSGHVWVSQPNDRVVANMGELSAETLKNKGVLGCIADGYVRDSNFLLALEFQTWSRGYTPRDIVGYWLPRAFDVDIKIGDVVIAPGDYMIGDRDGLIRIPQARAEEIVAAAEQAITTENLVRKAILEGVDPQEAYLRFGKF, from the coding sequence ATGACTGACAATCTCACGCTGCGGCTCGAGAGCTGCTATACCGGCGTCGTGCATGATGTCATGCGGGCCATGGGGCTGAAGGATTTCACGCTGCCCGCCGAAATCAGGCCGAATATGCCCGAGAAGGTCCTTGCCGGTCCGGCTTTCACCATCGACGGTCGGGTGGATCCGAAGGCGGATCCGCACCAGACATTGCTGGAATGGACCGGCCTCCTCTCGAAAGCCAAGTCCGGTCATGTCTGGGTTTCGCAGCCGAATGACCGGGTCGTCGCCAATATGGGTGAGCTGTCGGCTGAGACATTGAAGAATAAGGGCGTTTTGGGCTGCATCGCTGATGGGTATGTTCGCGACAGCAACTTTCTTCTGGCGCTCGAGTTCCAGACCTGGTCGCGCGGCTACACGCCCCGCGACATCGTGGGCTACTGGCTGCCGCGCGCTTTCGATGTCGACATCAAGATCGGCGATGTCGTGATCGCGCCGGGAGATTACATGATCGGTGATCGTGACGGGCTGATCCGCATCCCGCAGGCGCGGGCCGAGGAGATCGTCGCGGCCGCGGAGCAGGCGATCACGACGGAAAATCTCGTTCGCAAGGCCATTCTTGAGGGCGTCGACCCTCAGGAAGCCTATCTGCGCTTTGGAAAGTTCTGA
- a CDS encoding UxaA family hydrolase, whose protein sequence is MSTDLTAPMRGFLRADGRKGIRNVVAVAYLVECAHHVAREIAWPFRDQDVHLIGFPGCYPNGYAQRMMEELCTHPNVGAVLLLSLGCESFDKYGLAHVVRQSGRPVETVVIQASGGTRASIAEGQAWVREQLPLLAAQDPVPMGIDELVVGTVCGGSDGTSGITGNPAAGRAFDQLVAEGAACIFEETGELIGCEHIMASRAVTSELGAVLRDSVEKAARYYATLGYGSFAAGNADGGLSTIEEKSMGAYAKSGSSPIAGLIKPGDHPPRGGLYLLDVVPDGEVRFGFPNINDTAEIAELIACGSHAVLFVTGRGSVVGSAISPVVKICANPETYRRMAEDMDVDAGRILAGEATLDDVGREIRDLVVGLGQGRRTKSEELGHREFALTYKSFEPIGPACLPAA, encoded by the coding sequence GCAAGGGCATCCGCAATGTGGTCGCGGTCGCCTATCTCGTGGAATGTGCGCATCATGTCGCCCGCGAGATCGCCTGGCCGTTCCGCGATCAGGATGTCCATCTCATCGGCTTTCCCGGCTGCTATCCCAATGGCTATGCGCAGCGCATGATGGAGGAATTGTGCACCCACCCCAATGTGGGCGCGGTGCTCCTGCTCTCGCTGGGCTGCGAAAGCTTTGACAAATATGGGCTTGCCCATGTGGTGCGGCAGAGCGGCCGGCCGGTGGAGACGGTGGTCATCCAGGCGAGCGGCGGAACGCGCGCCTCGATCGCCGAGGGACAAGCCTGGGTGCGGGAGCAACTGCCCTTGCTTGCGGCGCAGGACCCGGTGCCCATGGGCATAGACGAGCTCGTCGTCGGCACGGTCTGCGGCGGGTCGGATGGAACATCGGGCATCACAGGCAACCCCGCGGCCGGTCGCGCGTTCGATCAGCTTGTCGCGGAAGGCGCCGCCTGCATCTTCGAGGAGACAGGGGAGCTCATCGGCTGCGAGCATATCATGGCGAGCCGCGCTGTTACTTCGGAACTTGGCGCTGTTCTGCGGGACAGCGTTGAGAAGGCGGCGCGATACTACGCGACATTGGGATATGGTTCCTTTGCCGCGGGGAATGCGGATGGCGGCCTGTCCACCATCGAGGAAAAATCGATGGGCGCCTATGCGAAGTCGGGCTCATCGCCGATCGCCGGGCTCATCAAGCCGGGAGACCACCCGCCCCGGGGCGGTCTCTATCTCCTCGACGTTGTGCCGGACGGCGAAGTTCGTTTCGGGTTTCCGAATATCAATGACACCGCGGAAATCGCGGAGCTTATCGCCTGTGGCAGCCATGCCGTTCTGTTCGTGACCGGGCGTGGCTCGGTCGTCGGATCCGCCATCTCGCCGGTCGTCAAGATTTGCGCCAATCCCGAGACCTATCGCCGTATGGCGGAGGACATGGATGTCGACGCGGGCCGCATCCTCGCCGGGGAGGCGACGCTCGATGATGTCGGGCGCGAGATCCGTGATCTCGTGGTCGGCCTTGGCCAGGGCAGGCGCACGAAATCGGAAGAGCTGGGCCATCGTGAATTCGCGCTGACCTACAAGAGTTTTGAGCCGATCGGGCCGGCCTGTTTGCCGGCTGCCTGA